The Etheostoma spectabile isolate EspeVRDwgs_2016 chromosome 24, UIUC_Espe_1.0, whole genome shotgun sequence genome contains a region encoding:
- the LOC116674253 gene encoding sialoadhesin: MSVGCGDWTAWRYTTDGLKLSRCAVGWGDQISSNCDVKAVKLSDSGVYWCESKHGDSSQTVNITVTGGRVILESPFLPVTEGEDVTLHCRTKKSSNLTADFYKDGRHIGSGMSKTIGNFSKTDEGAYKCKVKDGESPVSWLLMKDDSAPATLTASPNSSQLFEYKKLSLSCGDNSTSQGWKIFRATSSNAKSVGKMSSCGENWGVPDSFGCVLHAAKQDDSAIYWCESPERRRSNSLNIAFHDKPVILESPVFPVMAGEDVTLYCRTKQSSNLAAVFYKDDSKIRNESSGHMTIYSVSTSDEGLYKCHIRGVGESSPSWLLVRGKEVVGPAL; the protein is encoded by the exons ATGTCAGTGGGATGTGGTGATTGGACGGCGTGGAGATACACAACAGACGG GCTGAAGCTGTCCCGGTGTGCGGTGGGCTGGGGCGACCAGATTTCCTCCAACTGCGACGTGAAAGCAGTCAAGCTGTCCGACAGCGGAGTGTACTGGTGTGAGTCTAAACACGGAGACAGCAGCCAAACCGTCAACATCACCGTGACGG GAGGCCGTGTGATCCTTGAGAGTCCTTTCCTCCCCGTGACGGAGGGAGAAGACGTCACTCTGCACTGTAGGACAAAGAAGTCCTCCAACCTGACAGCGGATTTCTACAAAGATGGCCGCCACATCGGGAGCGGGATGAGTAAGACCATTGGCAATTTTTCCAAGACTGATGAAGGCGCCTACAAATGTAAAGTTAAAGATGGAGAGTCTCCAGTCAGCTGGCTGCTGATGAAAG ATGATTCTGCGCCTGCCACGCTCACAGCGTCCCCTAACTCGTCTCAGCTGTTTGAGTATAAGAAACTGTCTCTGAGCTGTGGGGACAACAGCACATCTCAAGGGTGGAAGATCTTCAGGGCCACGAGTTCCAATGCTAAGTCTGTTGGGAAGATGTCCAGCTGTGGGGAGAATTGGGGGGTTCCTGACTCCTTTGGCTGCGTGCTCCATGCTGCCAAGCAGGATGACAGCGCAATCTACTGGTGCGAGTCCCCCGAAAGGCGGCGAAGCAACTCTCTCAACATTGCTTTTCACG ATAAACCGGTAATCCTGGAGAGTCCCGTCTTCCCTGTGATGGCGGGAGAAGACGTCACTCTGTACTGCAGAACAAAGCAATCGTCCAACCTCGCGGCTGTTTTCTATAAAGACGACTCGAAGATCCGGAATGAGTCTTCAGGTCACATGACCATCTACAGTGTTTCCACGTCTGATGAAGGCCTCTACAAGTGTCACATCAGAGGGGTTGGAGAGTCTTCACCCAGCTGGCTGTTAGTCAGGGGTAAGGAAGTCGTAGGGCCTGCACTTTAG